Genomic window (Chlamydiales bacterium STE3):
TATTTGGTGAATTTCGAGATTTTAATGGGGGAATGATTGCAAAGCAAAATGAGTTGCTTACCGAGGTCCGCTCTCAGCTTTCCAAGAAGGGTGCAAAATACAATGAAATCCTCCTAGAGAATTTTTTTTACTCTTTAGCACCTGTAATTATGCGTACCGTCTTAGAGCCCATGGCTTTTAAAAGCCTATTTGAAATGCTTTTAGATGGACTGGAAGTAGGGGTCCCATTCGGGCATCGCTACTCTATGAAGATGAAAGCCGAGCCTGACTTTTTTTTTGTGATGATGGTTGCGCATACGCGATCAATTCTCGATGACATTTCGAAAGCGATTAATAAATTGCACTCCCACAATTCGGAACTGGCTCAAGGTTATATTAAGACACCGGAAACGGTCTGTATGGGATATATTTACCGTTGCACAGATGTTCACAAACAAATGCAATTTCAAAAAACTTTAGAGTCTGCAGCGGAAATGTATGCCTCAAAAGCTAAGTAGTAATTAGGCTAAATCCATAAAGGACAATAGTCGAAAGCAAGGTGGCAAAAAACACTGTTTTCACAGATTTAATATGATACAGTTTGTAAAGAATATTCAGACAGCTAAGGACGATAAGTGCTGGATAAACAATTTGGAGAATTGGCGCAAGAATCTTCACAATTCCTGTAAAATCCAATGTGGAAACATAGTAGGAGATGATTAAAGTAATGAGAAGGGAGAGAGGGTAGCTGACTTTGTGGAAGGTGAGTTCCTTGTGCATATATTCTGCAGAGACTGCGGCAAGGGCAATTGCTGTTGTTAGACAAGCCAAGGCTACTGCAATACAGGCAACGAAACCGAAATGTGGTCCAAGTATATTTACAGCAATTTTTCCAATTAGCAAATCCTGAGGGATACCAGTGAGTGCTTCGCTATGGTAAGCTGCAACGAACGAAAACCCTATATAAATTAAGCCAAGCAAGGTGGCACCAATGATGCTAGCTTGAATAGCGGCTCGAATCACTTTTTTTGAGCTTGCGGGGTCGGACTCATCAATGTCTTTTCTAAGGCCTAACACAACAACGGATGAGAAAAAAAAAGCCCCGAGCAGGTCCATCGTCTGATAGCCCTCCTTCAACCCCTTAAAGAACACAGTAGTTGAGAGTTCAGTGGAAAGAGGTAAAGGGTATGTATTTGCTAATCCTTTTATAATAATGACTCCAAGAGAGATTAAAAGAATTGGTGTAAGGACACAACCGAGAACATCGATAATGCGATTTTGCCTGAAGGTAAATAAAAAAATGATCAAACACGAGGCTGCGCTAAATAAAGGTAGAGACAATTCGGGTAAAAAAAGTTGCGATGTAGAATAAGATAAAGCCACACACCTTGGAATGGCTCCAAATGGGCCGATCAAGCCCATAATAATTAAAGAAATAAAGAATCCAGGAGCCCTTCCTATTCTTTCAAAAAATTTCTTGTAATTACCATTGTAAAGTGTCATCGAGAGAAGACCAAGGAAAGGAACCCCCACGGCGGTCACTAATAGGCCTAGGATAGCAAAGAGATTTTGGCTTTTGGCATTTTGTCCAATTGCTAGAGGGAATACAACATTGCCTGCTCCAAAAAACATGGAGAACATTGCAAAGCCACTTGTAATTGTATTGGTTAATGAAGATGTAGGCTTTTGTTGGCTCATCCGCTGAAATCCTAATTTATAGGGTTAACTTATCTTTTGAAATAGCGGATCCATTTTTTTTGTGCCACGAGGAAGAGTTTTAGGGAAAAGTAATTTTATGGTACCAATAAAAAGTTAATGCAGAGATAATGATAGGGTATACAAGCTATTTAGTCATCACAAAAACTTGCCTACCTTCGGCTTCAAAAAAGGAAACTATAACAGGAATTTATGGAGAATAAAATACTTCCAAAGGTGGCAGCTTCAATTTTAGCAGGCGATTTCGGCCATTTAGCAGATGAAGCTAAGCGTATAGAACAGTCTGGAGCCGAATATCTCCATATCGACATCATGGATGGCCATTTCGTTCCTAATCTAACTATGGGACCTCAGGCTGTAGCCTCTATCAATCGCGCTACATCTATGTTTTTAGATGTCCACTTGATGGTTTATAATCCTTTTGATTATGTCGAACGATTTGTTGAAGCAGGAGCAGATAGCATTACTATTCACTTTGAAGCTACAGAAGAAGTTGAAGAGACGTTGAAATATATTCGCAAATGCAATGTGAAGGCCGGGCTCGCTTTTTGCCCCGAAACCTCAGAATCCATGATTCCAAAGTATTTGGACAAGTGTGACATGATTTTGCTTATGACGGTTAAGCCGGGATTTGGAGGGCAAGCATTCATATCTGAAGTTTTAGAAAAAGTAAAATTTACTCGAGATATTTGTAATCAGTTGGACATTCGAGCAGGAGGTATTGTTTCAAAATCTGAGGATCACCTCCCTTTCGATATTCAGGTCGATGGTGGCATCAACCAAGAAACGGCTAAGCTATCTTTAGAAGCAGGGGCCAATGTCATCGTTGCTGGAACTTATCTATTTAAAACCCCTAATATTTCTGAAGGGGTCAAAAGCCTTCGTTAAACGACTAATATAAGTGAGAAAAATATGGCCGCTAATAAGCAACTTGCTCCGGGAATGACCATTTCTCTTAATCAGAAGTTATATCGCGTAGAATCGTGTGTAAAAGTGACTGTCCCAAAAGGCACCCCTTTTATTAAAACGAAGTTGCGAGACCTGGCGACGAATCAAATCATAGAGAAAAACTTTAAGCCTGACCAGACTGTAAATGACGTATCTATGGTTGAAAGGCGTCTTGAATACTTATACCTCGAAGGTAGTGACTACCTTTTTTTAGATATTGGTAACTTAGAACAAGTTTTGATACCTTCGCCAATTATTGGAGACCGGGTCAACTATCTTAAAGAGGGCGTTGAATTAAAAGGATCTTTTTATGGCGATACCATCTTTGCTGTTGAATTACCGCAATTTTTAGAGCTTATGGTTTCTAAAACTGACATGGAAAAGTCGGAGAAAGAAGACAAAGGCACTGTAAAAATGGCTATTTTAGAAACAGGTGCTAAAGTGGAAATTCCTCCCTTTATCGAAGTGGGCGACATCATAAAAGTAGACACTAAAACTGATGAATATATTCAGAGGGTATAATTGTGGAGCTAAAACAAATCAAAGAGCTGATGACCGCTATGGAGCGGACGGGCACAAAAAAGCTGATGCTTAAAAACAGTAGCTATGAACTCCAACTGGAACGCGATTCAAATGGAGGGTATGCCCATTATTCAAATATAGAAGATTTAGCAGAAGCCAACTTTGCCCATGCAAAATTGCAGCGTTACAATGCGGCTTTGCCAAGAACTGCTGATATGTCCCAAGCAATGCATCCTCCTGAAGAAGCTGAAAAAACAGGCACTTTTATTACCTCTCCCATGGTGGGAACCTTTTATTCTTCGCCTTCACCAGAAAACCCTCCTTTTATAAAAGTAGGCGATCAAATAGAAAAAAATCATGTCGTTTGCATTATCGAGGCGATGAAAGTCATGAACGAAATTAAAGCTAACATTTCCGGCACAGTTGTTGAAGTGCTTGTTGAAAGTGGCCATCCTGTAGAATTTGGTACAAAACTCTTTAGAATAACTTAATCATATGCAAAAAGTATTGATCGCCAATCGCGGGGAAATAGCAGTAAGAATAATCAGGGCATGTCATGACTTAGGTTTGCAAACAGTTGCTATTTATTCTCAAGCTGATGCTGAAGCATTGCATGTTTTGCACGCCGATGAAGCCATATGTATTGGTGAAGCGCCATCTCATAAATCTTATTTACGCATTCCCAATATCTTATCAGCATGTGAAATTACTGGAGCAGATGCTATTCACCCTGGCTATGGCTTTTTAAGCGAAAACCCAAACTTTGCTTCTATTTGTGAAAGCTGTGGATTGAACTTTATCGGTCCTTCACCTTCATCTATTTCGCTGCTTGGCGATAAAGCTAAAGCTAAAGCAACGGCTAAAAAAGCTGGGGCCCCGGTTATCCCTGGATCTGAGGGGGTGATTTCCGATTTAAACGAAGCGACGGCTATAGCGAAAGAAATGGGGTATCCTATCTTTATCAAGGCAGTTGCCGGGGGGGGTGGCAAAGGAATCCGTATTGCCTATGATGACGCTGAATTTGTCAAATTTTTTTCAGCTGCTCGCGCTGAAGCTGAGGTCAGTTTTGGCAACCCAGATGTTTATTTAGAAAAAATGATTCAGACGCCACGCCATATAGAGATTCAAGTTGTGGCTGATAAGTATGGCCATGTTATCCATTTGGGAGAAAGAGATTGTACGATTCAAAGAAGGCGTCAGAAGCTCATTGAAGAAGCTCCAAGCCCTGTTCTCAACGAGAAATTAAGACAAAAAATTGGACAAGCAGCTGTTGATATCATTAAAGCTGCCAATTACCACTCTGTGGGAACAGTGGAGTTTTTGTTAGATAAAAATCAACACTTTTACTTTATGGAAGTAAATACACGCATCCAGGTTGAGCATACTGTAACTGAAGAGTTGACTGGCGTTGATTTAGTAAAGGAACAGATTCGCATTGCCATGGGCGAAAAGCTGTCTTTGAAACAAAAAGATGTCCTTTTTAATGGTCATGTTATTCAGTTTCGAATCAATGCGGAAAACCCCAATCAAAATTTTGCTCCATCTCCCGGTCGTTTGGAATACTATTTGCCACCCGGCGGGCCCCATGTACGTGTTGATAGTGCTTGCTATTCTGGTTATATGATTCCGCCAAATTACGATTCCATGATCGCAAAGCTTATCGTTAAAGGAAAAGATCGGCAGGAGGCGATTGCAGTTGGACAGAGAGCTTTAAGAGAATTTCATATTGGGGGAGTGAAATCCACCATACCTTTCCATCTGCATATGCTAGAGGACTTGGCATTTAATGAAGCCACATTTGACCTTACTTACATCGACGCTTTGATCGCAGATGGTTGTTCTTTTAAAGAGGACTAGCTGCCCAGGAGCTCCATAAGCAACCTTCAGTATTAGCAGTTAGCTTTTCAAAAGCTTAAGAGCTATTCAAAGTGGACTTTTCCTAAACAAAGCTTGAAGTTCCCCAATTGCTCCACAACTTATTCTAAAATTTCTTTTTAAGTAAGTTTTTGGTAGCAATGGGGGGCTATACAAGGCCGGGGCCTTTAAATTAATTCTTATTTTACCCATTCTTTAATTAATCTTAACTCTGACCCACGATAACAGAGCCCAAGATAATAATAGACCTCTTGTATAACTTCACTTGCCTGCTAAAATGACCCTTTTTGGCCTCTTTATCGTTAAATTTTTCAACCATATGTACTCATATGCTCTCAAAATTTTCCGATAAATTCACTCAAAAATGATCAATTTTTTCAAGTAAATGAAGTTATACAAGAGGTCTAATCAAAAATGTCATAAATGACTACCATGGGTTAAGATAGCCTTTCTAAGGTCATGGTAAGAAATAACCAAAAAAGTTATTATTGAATTAATTTATGTAAAAGCATCTTTTTTAAAACGAATTTTCTAAATAAAGGAAATAAAATGCGAAAATTTACTTGCCAGACATTAAGTCTTCTGTGCTGTTTTTTACCGATATTCTCTGGAACATTGTCAGCAGAAGAAAAAAACGAAGATCATTTAGAGCACATTCAGCCAGGAACTCGCGCGCTTAGCCATGTCGAAATGGTAAAAATCCAAGAAGAAAGAGCAGAGCAGGATAAAGAATCCCGTGAAAATCCTCAGAAATTCGCTCAGAAAGATGAGGGAGAACCAAAGACTGGCTTAGTGCAAGACCCATTAAATGCTAAATTTAATGTTTCGGCTAATTTTTTAACTCCCCAGGCTTCTGTTGGTTATACTACACACTCAGGTGCTTTTCACTTCCCTGCTGAAATTTCCTATTTAGGAGATACCATTAAGCTAGAAGATGGCTCTATTTGGACAGTCGCTTCATCTGATACAACTATAGTCTTAAATTGGCTGAGGCAGCAGGACCAAAATCTTGCGGTTGGTGGGGCTTCTCTTTCTCTTGTTATCACTCCTAACCACTCTTGGTTTTCAACCTACATGTTTCGTATGACCGAGCAATCCACAGGAACCTCTGTCAAAGTGAATATGTACCTTGGTCCTATTTATAATGGCTTATACACGCATTGGATCGTAGCGATTAACTACTACACACAAGAAATTTGTCTTGAAGATGGTTCCGTGTGGAGATTGTCAGGATTGGATGCAGGGATATTCAATAAGTGGTTGTTGAATGACACGGTAATTATTGGCGTCAATGATGGTTTTTTATCCACTTCTAAGCCAAACATCTTAATCAATGTGAATACCTTGACTTATTCCAGAGCAAAATGTATTTTTTAAATAATAAAATTTAAATGGCAGTTTAAAATCTTTTACCAGTGGTCCTTGAGCTTTCTTGCAAAGGGGCCATTTCATGGTTATTTGAGGGTGTAACTGCCTTTTTTGCTTATGCCGAATATAGCAGATGTCAAATTGGAAACAAATGATTCGCTTGTGCTTACACCCCTCCCAAAACATCGATCTTGTAATCTACAAGTCATCGCAATTGTAGCCCTTGAGGTTCTTTTGTCAGTTGCTGCAACTGCTATTGGTGCTGCGGCAATGATTTCTGGAGTTGCAGTTGTTTGGACGGGCTTAATTCCTTGCGCACTTTTAATGATCGGCATTTTTTTAGGAGCGCTCTGCTGCCTTAAGCCTGCGCAAAAAAATGATTGGACCTTTAAAAGACAAGCATCCGACCCTCGTTGCATCATTAGTCAGCGCAACGATTGGCAAAAAAAAGGAAGGGGCCAAGTCGCCTTGTGGGATGCTTAACTGCAGTTCGTGCTTTTTGTAGGCAAATTATTGTTTTCGGTTCCCTAAAAGTTTTTTTCAGCACGGTCACGCTGAAAGTGTCTCTCAATGCCGTTAGCGACCTCTTCTGGATCATCTGTGATTTGAAGCAGTTTTAGATCATCCCTGGAAACGCAACCTTGACTGAGCACTGTTTCCTGAATCCAATCCATCAGACCTGTCCAATAGCTTTTTCCTATGAGATAAATTGGAAAAGGATGAATTTTTTTTGTTTGAATAAGAGTTAACGCCTCAAACATTTCATCCAGTGTTCCATAGCCACCCGGTAAAAATACGAACCCTTGTGCATAACGGATAAACATCACTTTACGGATAAAAAAATAGCGAAAACGCAAATTATATTTGGGATCAATAAAAGAATTTGAAGAAGACTCATGAGGCAAATCAACGCTTAAACCGCAGGATGCGCCACCCCTTGCTAACTGGGCTCCTTTATTTGCAGCTTCCATAAGTCCTGGCCCTCCACCCGTTATAATTGCAAAACCTTTGCTTGCGATTGCTTCAGAGGCCTGTATTGCTAAGTTATAGTAGATAGAGCCTGGGGTGAGCCTTGCAGAGCCAAAAATGGAAACGGATGGTCCAATATTTGTCATGTTCTCGAATCCATCCACAAATTCTGAAATAATGCGGAAAACTCGCCAAGAGTCCGTTGTACTAAACTGCTCATTTAAAGGTGATGAAAAATTCGACATCTTTTACTCGTTACTTTTAGAGGAAAATTGATAGGGTTAAATCAATTTTCAAAGTAATGAGATGAGGTTAAAAAGAGTATCTTTTTTTTAAAAAAATTATTTTTTACTTTGAAAAATAGAACCAATAATTTTTTCCATACGTGTCTTTCTTCTTCCCGGCTGTCCTTTGTTGCCATTAGCAACCTCATGGAGATTTTCAATGGCAATGAAGGCCGAAGGATCTTCGCGATTAATGAGATCTTTTAGATCAGCCAATTGAAGGCGCTCAGCGATAACATATAAAATTTCGCGTTCGTCGCCAGAGAATCCTCCTCTGCCATACATAATCGTCAGGCCAAGGCCAAGTTCATGGATAATAGCATCTGCAATTTGTTTAGATTTTGCAGAAATAATCAATACGGATTTAGTTTCATCAAGACCAATGATCACAGTATCCATGATTTTAATAACAACAATATAGGTGATAAGAGACAAAAGAGGTGGGTGCCAATCTTGGAAAACAACCCCTGCAGCAGCGAAAATAAAAACATTGCAGACTAAGACAACCTGGCCTACTGTGAAGCCCGTTTTGCGATTGATAATGATTCCTAAAATTTCTGTGCCATCTAAGCAACCGCCATAGCGGATAATAAGGCCAAGGCCAATTCCTAAAATGGCTCCTCCGGTCACAACAACTTCTAAGGGGTCTCCTTTAAATTCC
Coding sequences:
- a CDS encoding UPF0750 membrane protein YqfU (Product derived from UniProtKB/Swiss-Prot:P54478;Gene name derived from UniProtKB/Swiss-Prot:P54478), which gives rise to MTICPFNQLPWSLHRKFDRKNNDRSLGNTNMHLSHQPTKSFVQQFILYTWMALGGFLAAFAIDVFLIPNRLIDGGIVGIAMIFGNIFGKKLIPYLLTLFNLPFIYLAYRYIGKVFVAHMLFAVLFFSASLVIIGQFPWEFKGDPLEVVVTGGAILGIGLGLIIRYGGCLDGTEILGIIINRKTGFTVGQVVLVCNVFIFAAAGVVFQDWHPPLLSLITYIVVIKIMDTVIIGLDETKSVLIISAKSKQIADAIIHELGLGLTIMYGRGGFSGDEREILYVIAERLQLADLKDLINREDPSAFIAIENLHEVANGNKGQPGRRKTRMEKIIGSIFQSKK
- a CDS encoding Biotin carboxylase 1 (Product derived from UniProtKB/Swiss-Prot:P49787;Gene name derived from UniProtKB/Swiss-Prot:P49787;EC number derived from UniProtKB/Swiss-Prot:P49787) — protein: MQKVLIANRGEIAVRIIRACHDLGLQTVAIYSQADAEALHVLHADEAICIGEAPSHKSYLRIPNILSACEITGADAIHPGYGFLSENPNFASICESCGLNFIGPSPSSISLLGDKAKAKATAKKAGAPVIPGSEGVISDLNEATAIAKEMGYPIFIKAVAGGGGKGIRIAYDDAEFVKFFSAARAEAEVSFGNPDVYLEKMIQTPRHIEIQVVADKYGHVIHLGERDCTIQRRRQKLIEEAPSPVLNEKLRQKIGQAAVDIIKAANYHSVGTVEFLLDKNQHFYFMEVNTRIQVEHTVTEELTGVDLVKEQIRIAMGEKLSLKQKDVLFNGHVIQFRINAENPNQNFAPSPGRLEYYLPPGGPHVRVDSACYSGYMIPPNYDSMIAKLIVKGKDRQEAIAVGQRALREFHIGGVKSTIPFHLHMLEDLAFNEATFDLTYIDALIADGCSFKED
- a CDS encoding Ribulose-phosphate 3-epimerase (Product derived from UniProtKB/Swiss-Prot:Q9PKR7;Gene name derived from UniProtKB/Swiss-Prot:Q9PKR7;EC number derived from UniProtKB/Swiss-Prot:Q9PKR7); translated protein: MENKILPKVAASILAGDFGHLADEAKRIEQSGAEYLHIDIMDGHFVPNLTMGPQAVASINRATSMFLDVHLMVYNPFDYVERFVEAGADSITIHFEATEEVEETLKYIRKCNVKAGLAFCPETSESMIPKYLDKCDMILLMTVKPGFGGQAFISEVLEKVKFTRDICNQLDIRAGGIVSKSEDHLPFDIQVDGGINQETAKLSLEAGANVIVAGTYLFKTPNISEGVKSLR
- a CDS encoding Uncharacterized protein (Product derived from UniProtKB/Trembl:D6YVH6), giving the protein MRKFTCQTLSLLCCFLPIFSGTLSAEEKNEDHLEHIQPGTRALSHVEMVKIQEERAEQDKESRENPQKFAQKDEGEPKTGLVQDPLNAKFNVSANFLTPQASVGYTTHSGAFHFPAEISYLGDTIKLEDGSIWTVASSDTTIVLNWLRQQDQNLAVGGASLSLVITPNHSWFSTYMFRMTEQSTGTSVKVNMYLGPIYNGLYTHWIVAINYYTQEICLEDGSVWRLSGLDAGIFNKWLLNDTVIIGVNDGFLSTSKPNILINVNTLTYSRAKCIF
- a CDS encoding hypothetical protein (Product derived from UniProtKB/Trembl:Q6MD50), which translates into the protein MSNFSSPLNEQFSTTDSWRVFRIISEFVDGFENMTNIGPSVSIFGSARLTPGSIYYNLAIQASEAIASKGFAIITGGGPGLMEAANKGAQLARGGASCGLSVDLPHESSSNSFIDPKYNLRFRYFFIRKVMFIRYAQGFVFLPGGYGTLDEMFEALTLIQTKKIHPFPIYLIGKSYWTGLMDWIQETVLSQGCVSRDDLKLLQITDDPEEVANGIERHFQRDRAEKNF
- a CDS encoding Biotin carboxyl carrier protein of acetyl-CoA carboxylase (Product derived from UniProtKB/Swiss-Prot:O84125;Gene name derived from UniProtKB/Swiss-Prot:O84125), with the protein product MELKQIKELMTAMERTGTKKLMLKNSSYELQLERDSNGGYAHYSNIEDLAEANFAHAKLQRYNAALPRTADMSQAMHPPEEAEKTGTFITSPMVGTFYSSPSPENPPFIKVGDQIEKNHVVCIIEAMKVMNEIKANISGTVVEVLVESGHPVEFGTKLFRIT
- a CDS encoding putative branched-chain amino acid transport system II carrier protein (Product derived from UniProtKB/Trembl:Q6MD58;Gene name derived from UniProtKB/Trembl:Q6MD58), whose product is MSQQKPTSSLTNTITSGFAMFSMFFGAGNVVFPLAIGQNAKSQNLFAILGLLVTAVGVPFLGLLSMTLYNGNYKKFFERIGRAPGFFISLIIMGLIGPFGAIPRCVALSYSTSQLFLPELSLPLFSAASCLIIFLFTFRQNRIIDVLGCVLTPILLISLGVIIIKGLANTYPLPLSTELSTTVFFKGLKEGYQTMDLLGAFFFSSVVVLGLRKDIDESDPASSKKVIRAAIQASIIGATLLGLIYIGFSFVAAYHSEALTGIPQDLLIGKIAVNILGPHFGFVACIAVALACLTTAIALAAVSAEYMHKELTFHKVSYPLSLLITLIISYYVSTLDFTGIVKILAPILQIVYPALIVLSCLNILYKLYHIKSVKTVFFATLLSTIVLYGFSLITT
- a CDS encoding Elongation factor P 1 (Product derived from UniProtKB/Swiss-Prot:Q6MD56;Gene name derived from UniProtKB/Swiss-Prot:Q6MD56), translating into MAANKQLAPGMTISLNQKLYRVESCVKVTVPKGTPFIKTKLRDLATNQIIEKNFKPDQTVNDVSMVERRLEYLYLEGSDYLFLDIGNLEQVLIPSPIIGDRVNYLKEGVELKGSFYGDTIFAVELPQFLELMVSKTDMEKSEKEDKGTVKMAILETGAKVEIPPFIEVGDIIKVDTKTDEYIQRV